DNA sequence from the Fibrobacterota bacterium genome:
GGAATTGGGCCCGATGGAAATCTACCTGATGTACCATGAGGAACTGGAATCGCTGTCGAAAAACCTGAAGGGCCTCAAGCGCATCCGTTTCTGGATGAGCTTTTCCCAGAACTACCTGACCCATCTGCGCGTGCTCGAGAACGTGGGCATGACGCGCATCGATCCCATCGATTTCCAGGGCCAGAAAATCGTACCCCTGCAATTCCTGAAAGCCTTGCTTCCCGATCCCGCCAGCCTGGGCCCCCGCACCAAGGGGAAGACCAACATCGGCTGCGTGATCGATGGCGTCAAGGACGGCAAGCCGAAGAAGCTCTACGTCTACAACGTTTGCGATCACGAAGCGGCTTATAAGGAAACCGATAATCAGGCCATTTCCTATACCACCGGCGTGCCCGCCTACATCGGCGCCAAGCTGATGCTGCAAGGCAAGTGGCGCGGCCAAGGCGTGTTCAACGTGGAGGAGCTGGATCCCGATCCCTTCATGGCCGA
Encoded proteins:
- a CDS encoding saccharopine dehydrogenase family protein yields the protein ELGPMEIYLMYHEELESLSKNLKGLKRIRFWMSFSQNYLTHLRVLENVGMTRIDPIDFQGQKIVPLQFLKALLPDPASLGPRTKGKTNIGCVIDGVKDGKPKKLYVYNVCDHEAAYKETDNQAISYTTGVPAYIGAKLMLQGKWRGQGVFNVEELDPDPFMAELLVKGLPWVEDVEYET